Proteins encoded by one window of Geothermobacter hydrogeniphilus:
- the dnaG gene encoding DNA primase, producing the protein MGRIPEEIVEQVRDRIDIVELVGRYVALKRSGVNNFGLCPFHSEKSPSFNVNSARQIFHCFGCGEGGNAITFLMKMEGLGFKDAVRRLAGEAGIEIAEERLSPEQEAARRENEKLRRLNEVACGFYQQMLLQKSVGGAAQQYLNTRGYGQKMAQAFQLGYAPDRWDALLTHLREKGLDIDPARRLGLVRPGKQGRGDYDLFRGRLIFPIFDHYGQVVAFGGRILSGDGAKYINSPESPIYHKSRVLYGLYRAKEAMRRSDMAIVVEGYFDVLAMHRAGITQAVATCGTALTLDHARLLKRYAQKLVLLFDQDQAGQTAALRAMEVALPEGLEVQIVNLAPGEDPDSFLAGAGREAFDNCLTRARPVLEWYMDRLLVAGSGVSEQARGVDEILQRIGLLPGEIERSLYLKQLAGRTGLAEDLLQRKLGELQRSRPRIEVQLAPPPPERFPVEPSPPGPLPEEPGLSGPSHREGPTKAERMLLQLLLVNREFLPQVEQLVNPEELLHPDISALVRAFGRHPEADPEDLLESTELDGQQKEVLSGILKENPDALGDDLEAIFANCRKGIEDSAIRKEMKKLKQRIALVERSGPRDELVALNRKMTELGQRLKGTGR; encoded by the coding sequence ATGGGGCGTATCCCCGAAGAGATCGTTGAGCAGGTGCGTGACCGGATCGATATCGTCGAGCTGGTCGGGCGATATGTCGCATTGAAGCGCAGCGGTGTGAACAACTTCGGGCTCTGCCCGTTTCACAGTGAGAAATCGCCCTCGTTCAATGTCAACAGCGCCCGGCAGATTTTTCATTGTTTCGGTTGCGGCGAGGGAGGCAATGCCATCACCTTCCTGATGAAGATGGAGGGACTCGGTTTCAAGGATGCCGTTCGTCGGCTGGCGGGTGAGGCCGGTATCGAAATCGCAGAGGAGCGCCTCTCGCCGGAGCAGGAGGCCGCCCGTCGCGAGAACGAGAAACTGCGTCGTCTCAACGAGGTGGCCTGCGGGTTTTATCAGCAGATGCTGCTGCAGAAGTCGGTCGGCGGCGCTGCCCAGCAGTACCTGAATACCCGCGGCTACGGGCAGAAGATGGCGCAGGCGTTTCAGCTCGGCTATGCCCCGGACCGTTGGGACGCGCTGTTGACTCACCTGCGGGAGAAGGGGCTCGATATCGATCCGGCGCGGCGGTTGGGACTGGTTCGTCCCGGCAAGCAGGGTCGTGGTGACTACGACCTGTTTCGCGGGCGGCTGATTTTCCCGATCTTCGATCACTACGGCCAGGTGGTCGCTTTCGGCGGTCGGATATTGAGTGGAGACGGCGCGAAGTACATCAATTCACCCGAGTCGCCGATTTACCATAAGAGCCGGGTTCTCTACGGGCTCTATCGTGCCAAGGAGGCGATGCGGCGCAGCGACATGGCGATCGTGGTCGAGGGGTATTTCGACGTGCTGGCCATGCACCGGGCGGGGATCACCCAGGCCGTCGCCACCTGCGGTACGGCACTGACCCTGGACCATGCCCGGTTGCTGAAGCGCTACGCACAGAAGCTGGTGCTGCTCTTTGACCAGGATCAGGCCGGGCAGACGGCGGCCCTGCGGGCGATGGAGGTTGCCCTGCCGGAAGGGCTGGAGGTCCAGATCGTCAATCTGGCCCCCGGTGAGGACCCCGATTCCTTTCTTGCCGGTGCCGGCCGCGAGGCTTTTGACAACTGCCTGACCCGGGCCCGGCCGGTTCTGGAGTGGTACATGGATCGCCTGCTGGTTGCCGGCAGCGGGGTTTCCGAACAGGCCAGGGGGGTGGACGAGATTCTGCAGCGCATCGGCCTGCTGCCGGGGGAGATTGAACGCAGCCTCTACCTGAAGCAGCTGGCCGGTCGCACCGGTCTGGCGGAAGACCTGCTGCAGCGCAAGCTCGGCGAGCTGCAGCGGTCGCGTCCCCGGATTGAAGTGCAGTTGGCGCCTCCTCCTCCGGAGAGGTTCCCGGTTGAACCGTCTCCACCGGGACCATTGCCCGAGGAGCCTGGTCTTTCCGGACCGTCGCACCGGGAAGGGCCGACCAAGGCCGAACGGATGCTGTTGCAACTGCTGCTGGTGAACCGGGAGTTTCTGCCGCAGGTGGAGCAACTCGTGAACCCGGAGGAGCTGCTGCACCCTGATATCTCCGCCCTGGTCCGCGCCTTCGGTCGTCATCCCGAAGCCGACCCGGAGGATTTGCTGGAGTCGACTGAGCTTGATGGACAGCAAAAGGAGGTTTTGTCGGGTATCCTTAAGGAAAACCCGGATGCCCTGGGTGACGATCTGGAGGCCATTTTCGCCAACTGTCGCAAAGGGATTGAAGATAGCGCGATCAGAAAGGAAATGAAGAAACTCAAACAGCGGATCGCCCTGGTTGAGCGTTCCGGTCCGCGCGACGAACTTGTCGCATTGAACAGGAAAATGACGGAACTCGGCCAGCGTCTCAAGGGGACGGGTCGATAA
- a CDS encoding endonuclease MutS2: MAGHSLRVLEYQRIRELLAMRTRTEPGRLAALALEPLSGREEISAALAEVDEARRLLDEQGEAPLGGVADLREALRRVEVEDAWLDIEALAEVHRAICCAGECRAYFQRSSRAPRLATRAEQLQPLAGLRAALGESIGPRGEVLDGASFELAELRARIRTLRARIRQRLEALLADEQLAPAFQDRLITERGDRYVLPVRADRRGLLRGFVHDESGSGQTLYVEPAATLEANNELCHLLHEEQREVRRILLRLSAAVRRAIPELLANQQVLGCLDLRCAAGRLSRDYGGCAPRLTAAPEFDLRQARHPLLLFDADGAVNNRVAVPIDLRLGAEARVLVISGPNTGGKTVALKTLGLLQLMLASGLHIPCHPDSRTCLFGKVLADIGDEQDIAANLSTFSGHLRQVREVLRQADENSLVLLDEVGTGTDPVEGGALAMALLEELRVRRSKTVVTTHLNLVKGYAQLTEEVVNAAVEFDPETLEPTYRLHYGVPGASGAFTIARRMGLPDELLQRAESYLAPGDRSGQQLLEELNRLRQQAAEDAAEAERLKRLAGQERERRRVLLHEFEQQRRDLLDKARRQARKLVRDAETRLRQLFEEARGDGLSTPRQAELARAVRDVAAESPRPAPVAGARPCRALEPGELVRLRRLGSEGEVVRVDGEQVDLLLAGKRLRCRLADLEFESRPRYPGKRAARVRGVRVREGFQPKLLLVGSRVDEALPRLERFLDDALLNQQRRVEVVHGSGEGVLRRAVRELLAGHRAVTAFHAADLSQGGDNVTVVELEN, encoded by the coding sequence ATGGCCGGACACAGCCTGCGGGTTCTCGAATATCAACGCATTCGCGAACTGCTGGCGATGCGCACCCGGACCGAGCCCGGCCGCCTGGCGGCGCTGGCGTTGGAACCGCTGTCCGGGAGGGAAGAGATTTCCGCGGCGCTTGCGGAAGTTGATGAAGCCCGTCGCCTGTTGGACGAGCAGGGAGAGGCTCCGCTCGGCGGCGTCGCTGATCTGCGCGAAGCCCTGCGCCGGGTTGAGGTCGAAGACGCCTGGCTCGATATCGAAGCTCTGGCGGAGGTCCATCGGGCCATCTGTTGCGCCGGAGAATGCCGGGCTTATTTTCAGCGCTCCTCGCGCGCGCCCCGGCTGGCGACCCGGGCGGAGCAGTTGCAGCCTCTGGCCGGGTTGCGTGCGGCGCTGGGGGAGAGTATCGGCCCGCGGGGAGAGGTACTCGACGGCGCGTCGTTTGAACTGGCTGAACTGCGCGCCCGGATTCGTACTCTGCGCGCCCGGATTCGTCAGCGCCTCGAAGCGCTGCTGGCGGATGAGCAGCTGGCGCCGGCGTTTCAGGATCGCCTGATCACCGAACGCGGTGATCGTTATGTTCTGCCGGTGCGGGCCGACCGGCGTGGCCTGTTGCGCGGCTTTGTCCATGATGAATCGGGCAGTGGCCAGACTCTCTATGTTGAGCCGGCCGCGACCCTGGAGGCGAACAACGAACTCTGCCACCTGCTGCACGAGGAGCAGCGGGAGGTGCGACGGATCCTGCTGCGGTTAAGCGCGGCGGTGCGGCGGGCGATTCCCGAACTGCTGGCCAACCAGCAGGTTCTCGGGTGTCTCGACCTGCGTTGCGCCGCGGGGCGTCTTTCGCGGGACTATGGCGGTTGCGCGCCGCGGTTGACGGCGGCGCCCGAATTCGACCTGCGCCAGGCACGTCATCCGCTGCTGTTGTTCGATGCCGACGGTGCGGTCAACAACCGGGTTGCCGTACCGATTGATCTGCGGCTGGGCGCCGAGGCGCGGGTGCTGGTCATCAGCGGACCGAATACCGGCGGCAAAACTGTCGCTCTCAAGACCCTCGGCCTGTTGCAGTTGATGCTCGCCTCGGGATTGCATATCCCCTGTCATCCCGACAGCCGCACCTGCCTGTTCGGCAAGGTGCTGGCGGATATCGGCGACGAACAGGACATTGCCGCCAATCTGTCGACCTTTTCCGGGCATCTGCGCCAGGTGCGGGAGGTGCTGCGGCAGGCGGATGAGAACAGCCTGGTGCTGCTCGACGAAGTCGGGACCGGAACCGACCCGGTGGAGGGTGGGGCGCTGGCCATGGCCCTGCTCGAAGAGTTGCGCGTCCGGCGGTCGAAAACGGTGGTGACCACCCATCTCAACCTGGTCAAGGGATATGCCCAGCTGACCGAAGAGGTGGTCAACGCCGCGGTGGAATTCGACCCGGAGACCCTGGAGCCGACCTACCGGCTGCACTACGGGGTCCCCGGGGCCAGTGGCGCTTTCACCATCGCCCGGCGCATGGGCCTGCCGGATGAACTGCTGCAGCGGGCCGAGAGCTATCTTGCCCCCGGCGACCGTTCCGGGCAGCAACTGCTGGAAGAGTTGAACCGCTTGCGGCAGCAGGCCGCCGAAGATGCCGCCGAGGCCGAGCGTCTGAAGCGCCTGGCCGGACAGGAGCGGGAACGTCGTCGTGTCTTGCTGCACGAATTTGAACAGCAACGGCGCGATCTGCTCGACAAGGCCCGTCGCCAGGCGCGAAAACTGGTGCGTGATGCCGAAACCCGGCTGCGGCAGCTGTTCGAGGAGGCCAGGGGGGATGGGCTGTCAACCCCGCGCCAGGCCGAACTGGCCCGGGCCGTGCGTGATGTGGCGGCCGAGTCCCCGCGGCCGGCGCCGGTGGCCGGTGCGCGGCCGTGTCGCGCCCTTGAACCGGGAGAGCTGGTACGGTTGCGGCGCCTGGGCAGCGAGGGGGAAGTGGTCAGGGTTGACGGTGAGCAGGTTGACCTGTTGCTGGCCGGTAAACGTCTGCGCTGCCGCCTGGCCGATCTCGAATTCGAATCCCGGCCGCGTTATCCGGGGAAGCGCGCGGCGCGTGTTCGCGGCGTCCGGGTGCGCGAAGGATTTCAGCCGAAGCTGCTGCTGGTCGGCAGCCGGGTCGACGAGGCCCTGCCGCGCCTGGAGCGTTTTCTCGACGATGCCCTGCTCAACCAGCAACGCCGGGTCGAGGTGGTCCACGGCAGCGGTGAAGGTGTGCTGCGCCGGGCGGTACGTGAGTTGCTGGCCGGGCACCGCGCGGTGACGGCGTTTCATGCCGCTGATCTCAGTCAGGGGGGGGACAACGTGACCGTGGTGGAGTTGGAGAATTGA